The stretch of DNA GGCCCCAGAAGAAGCGGCTGTGGCTGGCGCAGTAGCCGTACTCGGCCCATCCGGCCAGGTCGGAGCGCTTGACGGTCTCGCGGGAGCGTCCGCACTCCACCGGCGTGGAGTCCACGATCCACACGTCATCACTCCATACAGAGGTGTCGGTTGCCAGCAGCCGGGTCACCCGCCGCAGCAGCTCGGTGGCCTTGCGCAAGCGCTTGTTGTAGCCGGGCTGCTGGGGCAGGTAGGGGAAGAGGTGCCGCAGGTGGGCGCGGGCGTGGCGAAGCCACTTGGCCTCGGAGGTGAAGCCCAGCATGGCCTGCATCATCGCGAGCGTGACCAGCTCGGCATCGGTCAGTTGCGCGGCGATCCCGACCGACGGACGCCAGGGCGCCAGGTGCGGTGAGTCCTTCAGCAGGTCGTCGGTCTTCACATAGAGTGCGGTGGCGAGGGAGTCCAACTCTGTCTTCACACACTGACGTTGGACTCCCTCCTTCCAACCCCGCGGGTGATTCTCTGGAACGGCTCAGCAGGTGGAGACAGGTGGCCCCTGCGGAATCAGGCGCCCACGGTCCCGTCGACACCTTCACGCAGAAAGTCCGCGTGCCCGTTGTGGCGGCCGTACTCCAGGAGCACGTGCACCATCACCATCCGCAGCGATACCTCCTCGCCCCATCGTGGCTGATACCCGGCCTGGTCCAGGGACTTGGCCTCCCGCTCGATACGGCGCGAGGTCTCCACCTCGGCCTCCCAGGCTACGAACGCCTCGTCTCTGGTCGACGCACTCGCGTCGTACGCCGCCTGGAAGTCGATCTTGTCGGACCAGACCATGGGCGCGTCGTGGTCCTCGAACACTCGACGGAACCAGGCACGCTCCACCTCCGCCATGTGCCGCACCAGACCGAGCAGCGAAAGCGTGGACGGCGGCATCGACTGCTGTCGCAGCTCCTCGTCGGTGAGCCCTTCGCACTTCATGGCGAGGGTCGCGCGGTGGTAGTCGAGGAAAGCCCGCAGCATGTCGCGTTCGCTGCCAAAACTGGGCGGTCCTATGCGGTTGTCGCTGGTCACTGGTTGTGCTCCTCATCCGTGCCTGCGTTGAGGGCCAGTATCTACTCCCGTCGACTGTCCCAGAGGAGGGCCGTCAACCGGACCTGGTTGTTCCCACGGAGATCGCCGAACACAGGAACCGGAAAGGCTCATTGGACCCCGCAGCCGCAACTACCCCTTGGAATCGATCATCTAGTGCTGTGGCCGGAAAGGTTTGCCGGGAAGCTCGCGGCGTCCGGTGCCGGGGGCACCTCCCACGCCGTTCAGGCAGTGGTTCCCGTGGTTTCCCGCAGTATGGACGCGGCACGGACGACGGGCCGGTCGGCTAGGCAGTGTCCCGTGGATCAGATGGTCGTTTGATCCGACGTGGAGTCCAGGGGTGTGTTGAGCGATGAGGGCTGGGAACGGAGCCGGCGGCTCCTGCCGCCAGATCCGCCCCGTAGTGGTCGATGGCGGGACCATCGGATGATCATTGATGCAGTGGCATGGAAGTACCGGGGCAACAACGCCTGGCGGGACCTTCCTGAGCGGTTCGGTCCCTGACAAACGGTCTTCAACCGCTTCCGGCGCTGGGCGAAGGACGGCACCTGGCAGCGGATCCTGACCGAACTCCAGGCCCAGGCCGACGCAGCCGGAGACATCGACTGGCTGGTGAGCGTGGACTCCACTACCGTGCGAGCTCACCAGCACGCCGCCGGCGCCCGCAAAAAGGGGCTCCAGCGGGAGAACCGGACGACCACGCTCTCGGGCGGTCCCGTGGCGGGCTGACGACCAAAGTCCACCTGGCAGCCGACGACCGATGCCGTCCGTTGTCACTGCTGGTCGCAGCCGGACACCGCCACGACTCTCTCTACTTCGAAGCCGTCATGGCCAGCATCCGCGTGCCCAGAATCGGGAGCGGCAGGCCCAGGACGAGACCGGACAGCGTGAGCGCGGACCGCGCGTACTCCTCCCGCGCGATCCGCACCCATCTGCGCGGTCGCGGCATCACTGCGGTGATCCCGGAACCTGCCGACCAGATCGCCAACCGCAAGCGGCGCGGCTCGCGCGGCGGCCGCCCACCGAGCTTCGACCGCCAGGCATACAAGCACCGCAACACTGTCGAGCGATGCATCAACAGGCTCAAGCAGTGGCGCGGTATCGCCATGCGCACCGACAAGCTCGCCGTGCACTACCTCGCGGCACTTCAGGTCGCGGCGATCTCCCTCTGGGTACGAACCTGACGGTAAGGCCGGTCACCTCTGCCAGGAGAGCGCCTCAACCGATGCGATGTCACCCGCCGC from Streptomyces sp. 6-11-2 encodes:
- a CDS encoding IS982 family transposase, yielding MKTELDSLATALYVKTDDLLKDSPHLAPWRPSVGIAAQLTDAELVTLAMMQAMLGFTSEAKWLRHARAHLRHLFPYLPQQPGYNKRLRKATELLRRVTRLLATDTSVWSDDVWIVDSTPVECGRSRETVKRSDLAGWAEYGYCASHSRFFWGLRLHLVCTLQGLPIAFALTGAKADERETLLDLLAAEPELVAARAGQTLIGDKNYFGRAFEDQLAEQDIRLLRPARKDEPERAGAPLFKPLRQVIESVNETFKGQLDLEQHRGRTPGGVIARVMQRILALTAAIWHNDHTSQPVLRSLTAYDH
- a CDS encoding DinB family protein; translated protein: MTSDNRIGPPSFGSERDMLRAFLDYHRATLAMKCEGLTDEELRQQSMPPSTLSLLGLVRHMAEVERAWFRRVFEDHDAPMVWSDKIDFQAAYDASASTRDEAFVAWEAEVETSRRIEREAKSLDQAGYQPRWGEEVSLRMVMVHVLLEYGRHNGHADFLREGVDGTVGA